One Streptomyces hundungensis DNA segment encodes these proteins:
- a CDS encoding DMT family transporter, translating to MAWLLVVVAGILETGFAVCLKLSHGFTRLWPTIAFATFALGSFGLLTLSLRKLDVGPAYAVWTGIGAAGTAIYGMVFLGDVVSTLKLVSISLVIVGVIGLQISGSAH from the coding sequence ATGGCGTGGCTGCTGGTCGTGGTGGCGGGAATCCTGGAGACGGGCTTCGCCGTCTGTCTGAAGCTGTCGCACGGTTTCACCCGGCTGTGGCCGACGATCGCCTTCGCCACGTTCGCCCTCGGCTCGTTCGGCCTGCTGACGCTGTCCCTGCGGAAGCTGGACGTGGGCCCGGCGTACGCGGTGTGGACGGGCATCGGGGCCGCCGGTACCGCCATCTACGGCATGGTCTTCCTCGGCGACGTGGTCTCCACGCTCAAGCTGGTGTCGATCTCCCTGGTCATCGTCGGCGTGATCGGCCTCCAGATCTCGGGTTCGGCCCACTGA
- a CDS encoding TetR/AcrR family transcriptional regulator: MPMARESLLDAALSALAELPWSGVRMVDVAAAAGVSRQTLYNEFGSKDGLARALVRREADVYLRGVDQALAEHAGPADRMVHVAEWTLGSARSSVLVRALLTGCWSERLPAPSPPRAPRAPTVPAQRRADAGVPGPAELVATVRDRALAALQAQVPGADPVHLGRYCETAVRLGLSCLVAPPGRGEGQAGYLRAVLTRLPMRAPEQPPRA; this comes from the coding sequence ATGCCCATGGCGCGGGAATCCCTACTGGACGCGGCTCTCTCGGCGCTCGCGGAACTGCCCTGGTCGGGCGTGCGGATGGTGGACGTGGCGGCCGCGGCGGGGGTCTCGCGACAGACCCTCTACAACGAGTTCGGCAGCAAGGACGGCCTCGCCCGGGCTCTCGTACGCCGGGAGGCCGATGTTTATCTGCGGGGCGTCGACCAAGCGCTCGCCGAGCACGCCGGGCCCGCCGACCGCATGGTCCACGTCGCGGAGTGGACGCTCGGCTCGGCCCGCTCCAGTGTCCTGGTGCGCGCGCTGCTCACCGGCTGCTGGAGCGAACGCCTTCCGGCGCCGTCCCCTCCGCGCGCCCCCCGGGCCCCGACGGTGCCCGCCCAGCGCCGGGCCGACGCCGGGGTGCCGGGCCCCGCCGAACTCGTGGCCACCGTCAGGGACCGGGCGCTCGCGGCCCTACAGGCGCAGGTGCCCGGCGCCGATCCGGTGCACCTCGGCCGGTACTGCGAGACGGCGGTGCGGCTCGGCCTGTCCTGTCTCGTCGCGCCCCCGGGCCGGGGCGAGGGCCAGGCCGGGTATCTGCGCGCGGTGCTCACCCGGCTCCCGATGCGGGCCCCGGAACAGCCGCCCCGCGCCTGA
- the hisN gene encoding histidinol-phosphatase produces MPDYHDDLRLAHVLADAADAATMDRFKALDLKVETKPDMTPVSEADKAAEEVIRGHLHRARPRDAILGEEYGLEGTGPRRWVVDPIDGTKNYVRGVPVWATLISLMEAGENGFQPVVGVVSAPALNRRWWAAKGHGAFTGRSLTSATRLHVSSVSELADASFSYSSLSGWEERGKLDDFLDLTRECWRTRAYGDFWPYMMVAEGSVDFCAEPELSMWDMAANVIVVQEAGGVFTGLDGRTGPHSGNAAASNGLLHEELLGYLGDTPQP; encoded by the coding sequence ATGCCCGACTATCACGATGATCTGCGTCTCGCCCACGTCCTCGCGGACGCCGCGGACGCGGCCACCATGGACCGGTTCAAGGCCCTCGACCTGAAGGTCGAGACCAAGCCGGACATGACGCCGGTGAGCGAGGCCGACAAGGCGGCCGAGGAGGTCATCCGGGGGCATCTGCATCGGGCACGGCCGCGCGACGCGATCCTCGGCGAGGAGTACGGCCTGGAGGGCACGGGCCCCCGGCGCTGGGTGGTCGACCCGATCGACGGCACCAAGAACTACGTCCGGGGCGTGCCGGTGTGGGCGACGCTGATCTCGCTCATGGAGGCGGGCGAGAACGGGTTCCAGCCGGTGGTGGGCGTGGTCTCGGCGCCGGCTCTCAACCGGCGCTGGTGGGCGGCGAAGGGGCATGGCGCGTTCACCGGCCGCAGCCTCACCTCGGCGACCCGCCTGCACGTCTCCAGCGTCTCGGAGCTGGCCGACGCCTCGTTCTCGTACTCCTCGCTGAGCGGCTGGGAGGAGCGGGGCAAGCTCGACGACTTCCTGGATCTGACGCGGGAGTGCTGGCGGACCCGCGCCTACGGCGACTTCTGGCCGTACATGATGGTCGCCGAGGGCTCGGTGGACTTCTGCGCGGAGCCGGAGCTGTCCATGTGGGACATGGCGGCGAACGTGATCGTGGTGCAGGAGGCCGGGGGCGTCTTCACCGGACTCGACGGCAGGACGGGCCCGCACAGCGGCAACGCGGCGGCCTCCAACGGCCTGCTCCACGAGGAGCTGCTCGGCTACCTCGGAGACACTCCGCAGCCCTAG
- a CDS encoding CBS domain-containing protein, with the protein MLVRDAMSTMVLTIGPDHTLRQAARLMSARRIGAAVVLDPDTSGLGILTERDILNAVGRGLDPDRETASKHTTTDVVFAAPSWTLVEAAEAMTHGGFRHLIVLDDHGPVGIVSVRDIIRCWSPARAEAALTG; encoded by the coding sequence ATGCTCGTCCGTGACGCCATGAGCACGATGGTCCTCACCATCGGACCCGACCACACCCTCCGCCAGGCGGCCCGGCTGATGTCCGCACGACGGATCGGCGCGGCCGTGGTCCTCGACCCCGACACCAGCGGCCTCGGCATCCTCACCGAGCGCGACATCCTCAACGCCGTCGGCCGGGGCCTCGACCCCGACCGCGAGACGGCGAGCAAACACACCACCACCGACGTCGTGTTCGCGGCGCCGTCCTGGACCCTGGTCGAGGCCGCCGAGGCCATGACGCACGGCGGGTTCCGGCATCTGATCGTCCTCGACGACCACGGTCCGGTCGGTATCGTCTCGGTCCGCGACATCATCCGCTGCTGGTCCCCGGCGCGCGCCGAGGCCGCCCTGAC